Sequence from the Panthera tigris isolate Pti1 chromosome D3, P.tigris_Pti1_mat1.1, whole genome shotgun sequence genome:
TCAGGGCTCTGCTCAGAAGTCACCTCCTCCAGACCGAGTTAGGACCCCTCATCTTACCCTTTTGTGACCTCACGCATGCTGCCTTCATCGGTCTTCCTGCCTCTGCAATCCACTGATTTTGCAGATGATCACCTAAGGGCTGTTTCTCTCACTAGACCGGAAGTTCCAGAAGGATACAACCTCTATCGTCTTGTTCACTACTGGGAACATGTTGCACATGTCCAGTCCAGAGCAAGTATCCACCAAATACATTACGGGAACAGAGCAATTTACATCGTGTCTCCTGACATCTACATAATGATAAAACTACACGAATATTTAGATAGGACGACCTTAACCCTACCAATTCGGTGAGAAGATCCTTGGTAACCATTGTTTGGAACCCAAAGCAGTTCACTTGCATCCGTTACGGAATGAGATGTCCCTTCTCTGATTTATGAAACTTGCCCCGAACATGTTTTTAGTGATTTTCCAACGCCAGCAACTATTTGAGTGCTGTGCCCAGAGGGGGCTGGTGGTGTGAATTCAGTACTCTTGTGACGTTCTTGGGAAGAAATAAGACTGACTGCCTGCCTTGTACAGTTGGGGAATTAGTTTGGGAAGCTAATTTTTCCAAaggcaaccttttttttttctttctttctttcttcagaagaAATACCTATTTAGAGCACAATCAGAATTTATTCGGCGAAACTTCACTAATTCATTCTCTGCAGGGACACGAAGGCCACGGACCTAGTTTGTCCACTGTACCTAAAAGAAGCTGAATTGTCATTTCTGTACAATTAATTCACGCTTCTTGGGAGTTCTCTGCCTAGGAAAggttggcgggggggtggggggggggagtatgattaaatgaataatttgtaATCAACAATCTAATCGTTCCTGTTTCAAGGGGACGTGATCTCTTTGATGGTTCTTGATCATTTGAAAGGCGCAGGCACGGAAATTATAAACGTTTTTAAACATTGCGCCGTGAATTCACTCGCGAGTCTGTAGCTCTGTTCTGCCTTATAGGTATTCTACAGGAAGAACTCACAAATCCTCAATGTGTGCGTTTTAAATAAATATCCGTGGAAGGCCCACAAGGTCGCTTGCATCGGGACCTCCGGAACACTCGCTTCCAACAATTAAGGTCAAAGAAAGAGATCCTTCCGAAAACTCCAGCACGGGGTGTTCTATGCGGTACGACCGATACTTTTGATCAGCTGGGATTCCTGACGATTTTTCTTGTCCGACGTCGGCACGAATTCAGTGCAAATCAATTAACTCCATTCCAGGGACACAGGCCAGTGGATAAATATATTCACAGCTCCACCACACTCACGTACGAGAACCCACACAGTTCCTGAGAGCAGGAGGACAAAGAAAACGGGACGAAAAACGCACCTGCAAGAcaatttcttcctatttcctccACCTAACTTCCCCTCTATTCAATCAGCAGAGAGAACGAGGAAAATAAAAGGGGGATCCAAGTCCCTTATACTTTTTTAAGCACATGGTATTTATTAGGCATTAATTGGCGCACAAATACACGAAATGGTTACTTAATTCTCACCCCACCCCCGTAGCAACATGAAAAGACGTAATCGCATGAAGACACTCACGTACAAACATACACACTCGCTCATACTTGGACATACTTAGCCTCACATATTACCCTGTTCTCTTTATTAgggtcagtttaaaaaaaaaaaaaaactttttttttttttaatcaagaaagcaAAGCACATtcgaaagagaaaaaaaaacgcAAACTTGGTTTTGagtattcataaaattaaaagctCTTGGCCAGCTCCCATGCTGGATTTCATTTCATGTTATTACTTAATTAGAATtcctatttataaataaatagtacCAGTAAAATATTACATCTGAAGAACCCTGCAATAACATTTTACTTACacgcttattttttttttttaatactgttttctgCTTTCAATAACCACAGTTTGGTGTCGGCATCTGGCGTTGGTATGATCGCTTTGGAGAAAACCAATCGGCGAGCACGTCTCGCCCTTTCTCTAGGAACGGCGGGCCTCGCGTGGCGTCCGGGCCGGGTCGATGGTGACGGACATTTGGAAGCTTGGGGCTGGCTTTGTGTTTTATCAGGACGAATATTTGCTTTGGCCTTTTTGCAACGcttgtcggcacagagcttgcTCCTGGCTTATCACAGTTCTGCCCGCGTGTAACCCAaggctttttaagtttttcaaagcAAGCTTTCCGGTCGGGAAGCTATAGGCCACGTCTTAGCGACAGACGGCTGGAAAGACAGAGCTGGGACGACGGGAGGGCTGAGTAAGATAGGAGGCCAGACGGAGTGCCACGCTATGCTGACCCCGCTGGTAAAGAAGAAGGGCCAAGCTGGGCTCCGCGAGGCCCGGCAAGGTGGGAAAAGTCGGACAAAGGCCAGGACGTAGGGAACTTTCTCGAGAACATCACGTGGCAGAGGTAGGTAATTTCTTAGTCAAGGGCAGGGTGGCGAATCTCCGGTTCCGGCCATGGTGTACGTGAGGGGAACCCCCACAAGTACATATAGGAAACACACTTGCCTCagacctccccccctcccccccccataaGGGACTGGGTCCcattaagaaaattgaaagaaaaaatatattattatttattatataacaaCGTCAACATTAACACTGAGACAGGAAAGACTCCAGCCACACCTTTAGGCTAAAACCCTCGATAAGGCAAAGGCCTTTTGGAGGCCAAAAGAAGGAATCACGGAGGACTCCCGGAGGTGGCGTGAACATGGCCGGCCGACGCTTGGAGTGGTCGTGGCAGGTGGGGcgcatcttggtttttttttgtttgtttggtttttttgtcttttttttttttttaagtgttgaaacAACAAAGTCACCTTTTCTGAATTGTGGTTTCGAGCTACTGATTAGATCAGCGTCCAGGGCTCTCGAGGGCAGACGTGAACACTGCGGAGGAGAAACGCCTCCCGCGGGGGTCCTCTCTGCTTCcgtctgtctcccgctctctcgctcgctctctctctctctctctctctctccccggccAACGTCCGTGACGAAACAGCCCTCCCTTTAGCTGTTCTCGCTCCACTCTGGCACCATGCCGACCCCGTGCACAGGGTGGTACTGATGTGGGGACAGGGTCCTCGGCACGCCGTGAGGATACAGGAACTCGGACGGCTGAAGGCCGCCGGGGGACTGGAGGCCGGTCTGAGGCCCGCACTGCCTGACCGCGGGCTGGTGGGCCGCGGAGGGCTGGTGCTGGAACATTCCCTCTCCGAGCTGCGGGGAGCCGTGGTTGGCCACACCAGCCAGCCGGGGGACCAGGGGCCCCGAGGTGAAGTGAGCGGAGAAGGGCTGGTAAGGTAGCCGGTCCATGGGCTGCACCGTGGTGACCGTGCAGCTGCTGTAGGAAGGCATGCCGGACCACGTGTTGCAGCTGATGTCCTCCAGGCTGGGCACCGGCTCGCTGGGGGGCACGGAACTGGCGTACATGCAGGCGTGCCGCTGGGCCGACTCTGTCCTGTAGGAGGCACTCAGGGCCTGCTGCTGGGGGTAGCCGGAGCGGTAGAAAGGGTCCTCGGGGCTGGGCGACGTCTCCATGTAGGGCTTCTTGTACGGGTGGTCGGTGGTAGAACATTCTTCATCTGCtaagacaggaggagagagaccaGTGAGGCCCTGGGACCAGCCACCCCTCATTCTGAAGGCGGAGGGGGAACCTCGGGCCCAAGGCGCGAAGAATCAAGTCCGGGAGAGTCAGCGCCAACCTcctctctgattaaaaaaaaaaaaagaaagggggcgcctgggtggctcagtcggttaagtggccgacttcggctcaggtcacgatctcgcggtccgtgagttcgagccccgcgtcgggctctgggctgacagctcagagcctagagcctgtttcagattctgtgtctccctgtctctctgaccctcccccgttcatgctctatctctctctgtcacaaaaataaataaacgttaaaaaaaaaaattaaaaaaaaaaagaaagaaaagaaaagaaaagaaaaagaaaggaaaggaaaggaaaggaaaggaaaggaaaggaaaggaaaggaaagaaaagaaaaggaaagaaaagaaaaaagaaaagagggaggggaggcgcctgggtggctcagtcggttaagcgtccgacttcggctcgggtcacgatctcacggtctgtgagttcgagccccgcgtcgggctctgtgctgacagctcagagcctggagcctgtttcggattctgtgtctccctctctctctctccctctcaaaaataaataaacattaaataatttgttttaagtaaataagaatgataaaataaaataaaataaaataaaacaaaacaaaataaaataaagagggtaGAGACCTCGAGCAAACAGGCTGACCTTTCTGAGCTCAGTTTCATCTATAACATGGAAAGGACAGTAACGACATGCTTCTACTTTTCCACTTTTCATGGTGAAGGGAGGtgttgagaaggagacagaaaaatacagattaagCAACTTAGTCCAGAGCTtggtacaagaaagaaaaaagaaaaaaaaaaaaaaacacccaataaGTAACAACTATCACTATTTCCTTCCCTCCGCTCCGGCATGTATGTTCCATGAAGGCGGGACAGTGTCCTACCCATCGCGGTATTCCCAGATTCCGGGACATTCTGCGTGCGCAAAGAAGTAATAACACCGtcaacaacaacagtaaaaacaaacGCCAGCAGCGTTTCCCCTGCCTGGTGCTGTTCCAAGCTGTCTCCGGAAGGTACCCCGTGACGTGGGTTCTGGGATTATCCTCACGCTGCAGATGGCAAAAAGGAAGCACACAGAGGTTCGGAAACTCACCCGAGGCCTCACGCCCGTGGCTGATCAACCGGGGAGCGAGGGTTGCAATTCAAGGGAGCGAATTGCAAGTCTCTGCCCTGCGGTACTACGTTACCCAAAAAGCCATGCACTAAAATACCCGTGCGACAGATGGGAAGGACAGACGGACACGTCGTGCACACACAAGGCTGGGCGCTCGGACGcctccccagctcctctcccGATGCCTCCGTGAGCAAGGCTCAGTTAACATCTGCAGAGCTGGTACAACGTAATGTCAGTCCACTCCCTTCCCCAGACACCAGTCCCCGGCGTAGGGCAGTGGAGGTACTTCTGTCCCTGGAAGAGGGTCTCCCTTCGTGACTCTGGGGTCACTGCCTCGTTTGGGCACAAAAGTGCGGGGCTGTGTCCCGGAAAAATCCACTGAAATACAAAGTTTGGAAAACGGCACGTGCCTGGCACAGCTTCGCGTGCAGTTTGCAGAGCTCCCGGATCCCCTAAAATCCAGACCCCGAGTTAAGGAGCGGAGACGTATCTGCGTTTCGATCTCCTTCTTCTGCTTAATGCCTGTGTGACACCAGCAGGGCGTCTGCCCTCTCGGAGACTCGTTTTTTAGCGTCTCTGAATCCGAGTTAATGCTACTTACCTCACCAGGCAgctaagaattaaataaaatcaagcaTGTAAATCTCCCGATAGCTTTCGTCAAGAGCAGCTCTTGTTGCAACGGTAACACCACCAGTTGGTCCCTCGGCAGACCTGAGGTAGATTAACACGCCTCCAGGTGTTTCCTTTAGGGAGGCAATATTTGAGAATTTCTACCAAGGTGTAAACCCCAACacagattcattcattccttagCTGGAATTTCAGCCCCCAGCCCGGAGATTTTCCGTCCTCATCTTCCAATCTCtttcaaatcaataaatgttaagaaatctGTCtgtcgtggggcgcctgggcggctcagtcggttgagcgtccgacttcggctcaggtcgtgacctcacggttcgtgggttcgagccccgcgtcgggctctgtgctgacagctcggagcctggagcctgtttcggattctgtgtctccctctctctctctgtccttccttgctcgtgttctgtctctctctctctcaaaaatcaatgttaaaaaaagaaagaaagaaagaaagaaagaaagaaagaaagaaagaaagaaaaagaaagaggaaggaaggaaggaaggaaggaaggaagaaagaaatatgtcTGTCGTTGGGGGgtgtgaagaagaaagaaatactgGTACATTCCTCCCCCTCACTGTGATGGCCGACGGCCTGGCGGGGAGGGCGAAGAACAAAATGGGAGGAGATACGAGTTATTATTTATGTAGCACGTCCTAAGTGACCTTACCCTAATCTCCCAGTAATTCTTCAGGGTGGCTGCTCTCCAGCCTGTCTCAGCGGCAGAAACCGAAGCTTGGTGAAGCGACCTTCCCGAGGTcacgcagggaaggggcagaggctggaCTCGAGGTCAGGTCTGGCTTCCTTGGCCAACCACACCTTGCTTCCAGCGCTCCAGATTTCTCATATCCAAGGCCACTCACCCAGTCATCCAACAGAGATGTACTGAGCCCCTACCAAGTGCCAGGCGGTGGGTGGATAGAGAGGTCAATAAACAGTCATGGTCCTGCTCAGCGCACAtggcgggggtcgggggggggccCTCTCCAGCCCACCCTGAACAGTGAAGGTGGGAGGCTAACAGCCTGTGAGCCCGTGCACGGGGGGTGGTCCTTGCTAGAAAGCTCCAAGTGACTCATTCACCCCACAGGGAGTCCTTTGGTTTTCCACTGGATTTTAAAACAGCTCCCCAACTCGGATAGGATGGCCTGAGTTTAGGTTCCACCAAACACTTGCCCTGGTATCAAGCTCGGGAGTGACCCTCAcaggtaagtaaaaaaaaaaaaaaaaaaaaaaaatctccccaatCAAAACACATCTACGCTGGGATCGTACCCGCCTCACAGCAAGCGCGTTAATTGTTAGCTAGACTCTTTCTGGGACACATCTGGGCCCCAGAGGACGCCCACGCCTGTGtccaaaagaaagggaaaaaatgcgGCCGTTCTTCCAGGTGCTTTATCTACATCATGCCAACCATCCGAATGTTCGAAGCCATCCGGATGAGCCGGTGGCCCCATTTCTCACCTTTCCACGGGGCATCTCTCTGGCATCTTGAAGACATTGTCACACGCAACCTTTtctgtcctccccacctcctcccttggTCCCATCGTGCCTCCATGCTTCcttccaaccccacccccacccccgccgccggATCCATAAATCTGAATGTTTCCATTGTTGCTAGAATCATaacctttgggttttccatttaaCCAGGGCGTTCCcgttttcaataataaaaagtacaGCTGCAGGGTACCCttggcaagagaaaaaaaaacaaggcaaactAACCATTCCCGAGTTTCTGATCCCCTTCCAGATTTGTTACaagtaaaaaaaaggaagaataatatgaaaaaggCCGAGGCGCATTTTGGAAAATCGTAAAATTACACATTCCAGTCTTTAATAACCCAAAGATCTGATGCAGAGTCCTAAGGAAAAGCAAAACGCTGGCTTGTTCATGAAAGCGGGTCCTGAACATTCTCACATTCCTCTTGGACCTCATCACATTGTCGAGAAATTCCGAAGCACGGATCCAGATTTCAAGTGGGTCGCGATAAATGGTTTGGATGTGATCCCTGTGTCCTTTTGGGTTACGGCtcgatttccttctctttcttgggAGCCTGATAACCAACCGGTCAACTGCAAAGACCTCTTTCCCAGCCAAGCCTACTTTCCACGGCCCGGGAACGCGCTGTAGTCAGGCATCAAGTCTTCCGTGAGACGGGTCCTACAGCTCAGGTTCAGGAAGTTGAAGAACAAGAATGCTCAGTTGTAGTCCACCTGTCCTGAGCCCTGCTGTGTCTCCTGAATTACGGGAAAGCTCTTACGGGATGCTGAGCACCCGTCACCTCACTGCCCCGTGAAAATCCCCGGCCCCTTGCGTCTTTCTAGCAGCTTTTGATGCTGGACCACGTGGCTTTGATGATAAATCCAGACCACAGATTTTAGGGCGCGGTCACATCTCTGACTCTCCctcagctatgtgaccttgggcaaaccacTTTACCATCCCAATCTCAGTTTTTGACTATATAGGAGGCTGATACTTAACTTTCTTGTAGGAATGCACGTAAGAAGTGTGCTTTAGTTTCTATCCTCCTTGCCCATCATGTGTTCAAATCTTAGCTGTCCAGGGACGACGGGTCtactctcctttccctctggaaGATGGGACAGATGGCCCTGGGAAGGCTGTCCCATGCtgcagggtgtctgggtggatTCGAGCCGGAAAACCCACAAGCCTGCTTTGAAATCGCTATTCCCGTTAAGGACATTTGTCACTGTTCCCAAACAGGTCACTTCCCTCGCTGACTGGGTTCACTCGGATGAAAGACCATGGTGACCAGCCACTCCTCGGTGGAGTGACCTTTAGCAAGTCAGAAGCGGAACTATAGTTCAGTCCCTCCGGGTCACAAAACCGTGCTCTTTCAGACAGAGGGCCTAGCCCTTCAGCTTTCACGAAACCCACTGTGTTCAGAAAATACGAAAGGGTGGTAACCTTGAcctggatggatgggtgggtggatggatgggtatagatgggtgggtggttggacggatggatggacggatggatggacagatggatggatgaagaatgGTGTGTGTACCCATAATGTTAGCTCTTAGCCCAACGTGGAAAGGACTGGAATGGTACTGTAGGGAGATCCTCAACTGGGAACCAAAAGACCCCAGTCTGCCCCTCACTTAACCACCACCTGAAAATCATAAGTTCATCCACTTGATTACTATCTGTCTCCCCAATGAGAGTACAGGTTTCGGGAGAGCAGGGACCCCGGTcaccttgcccccccccccggcttatCCCCCATATTCAGCACAGTGCCCCGGACAAGTAAGTGCTCAACCGATATTTCTTTCACGAATGCGTCCCCGATCTGCCACTCACCAGCCCCGTGACCTTGGGAAGCGAACCCAACCTCTTGGTCCCCTGTTGACCCTGCAAAATGTTgagccccctccccgctcagGGGCGACAGCGCGGGTCCAAGGAAGGAAGCGATGTGAAATTCCTCGAAAAAGCACACAGCGCTGACAAAATGCACCCTGCAGGACTATATTCCccgcccttcctcccacctctgaCTTGCCTTTGAAGAGCCAAGGCAGTATATGGCTTtgctttaaatctttatttgGGTTGCCTCTGATATCTAAATGTgggaaggcgggggtggggggggggctgtcagggtgggagggggaacaAGAGACAGACAAGTGTTCTCCCAGGCCCCGGGGTCCTGGATTTGATTGAGTGGCATTGATAAAAGACCTTCCCAGCTCTTTTGGTTCCATCCATCGGGAGAGATAGTTGGGAGACAGCTGGGTCCAAACACAAGAAGCCCTCTGGCCGGCCTGGCCCTTTGACATTTCATTGGGCCTGCCTCCTGGGCTCCTTGGAAAGGAGACAGACAATGAAGGGAAGTCAGATagtggggcaggcagggggccgggggggggggggggggcggggaaagcCACCCATGGAGTCACCACTTCGCGGGACTCCCAAACTGGAAGGAAACCTGGCTGATTCCTTATCACCTTACAATGGAGGCTGATGATGAATTGCTTTTTGTCGTCTCCGAGGCACGCAGGACAGACAGAGCTTGGCTGGAATGCTGTCCCTGGGAGCTcccctttggggggggggggtggcggggggtgagaagggcagaggtttcccgccccccccccccccccacccccgcgtcACAGGCACCAGCACTTTGCACATCTCCTCTGCAGCATTAGCCCACCGTGGTCATCAGTTATGTCACCACGCGGGACGACATCCGACCCCCTCGCCACCGTGAGCTTCAGAAGCGCAGAGCGGCGGCCAGCTAACGGGCACTGCGCCCTTAGACCATCTCGTTCCATCTCACCGCAACCCTACGGGGGAGGTGCTGTTATCACACTTGTCGTTTTGCAGAAGAGGGAGTTAGGGCTGAGAAAGTGGGGGGCTTGCCCGCAGCCGGAAAGCATCAGCTGCTGTGACCTCCTACCACAGACTGGTCGCCACCCCACTGGCTTCGCCCGTGGCCATCTCAAGCTGACCCTGGGCTCACCCGAGGGCCCCGCCGAGTGCCCTGTGCGGGTCACCTGCTCCCATCACGGGAGGGGGTCCATTCCCCCGGCATTCAAAGCCTTCCGACTCCCCCCGCCGCCTCCAGGAGAAAAAGCATTGACACGGATGCTGCTGTAAATATCGAGCCTTAAAAAAGTGCCTtgattctttttcacttcttcctccccttcttctggTCTGGCATTAATTTAATCGACCGAACTCCCTAATTCAAACCCGGTGAGCTCTTCATCCGTGTGTCTGACCCAGTCTCGGTCTCGAGACGGGTCTCTAGCGGAGGATGGCGTTTTGAGATCGTCGCTGATACTGCTGACCAGGCATGGGTTCAACTTCTGCCCCCCGGGAGCCTTCGGCACGTGCGTttacctttctgggcctcagtttccccacctgtaaagcGGGTGAATAACCGCACCTACCTAGCAGCGTTGTTGAAAGGTCGCGGTggagagcctgggaggggcaccCTTACACAGAACACAGAACAGGATCTCCGTGCAGGGTCCTGCGCCCCAGGTGACATCCTCAACCCCTGCTGGGGCCTGAAGAGGCAGACATTTTTGCACGCATCTGGTCTCCAGGCCACGCAGCAGCGGACACGCTGGGAGCCGGGCCAGGGGGTCTGTTGGGGTGATATCATTGTCCCACCCTTTGGGATCCAAGGAGCGTGGATGGGCTTCAGGTTCAGCCTGGAAAACAGCCTCACCCGGATCAGCACCCCAGCCCCGGGCTTGAACCAACGACGGCCTTTCTCTCCGTCAAACTGCGAGATCGGTACACGTCGCATAGTCAAACCGTGCGACTTTCCGCAAGTAACCTCAGCTCAGAGAACACTGCCAAAGCATCTGTTTCCGTCAGTTCTCGTTAGTgagttgatacatttttttttttaaagatgttccaGACACTGGGCTCTGGAATTCCAAAGGCATTGAGTTGGCTACAGAGTCTGGGAGACACATCAGGCAACACTGGGCCCGCCGGAGCAAACCAGTGACTGCTTATTGGGTCCACCTTGTGCTAAATACGACAAGCacgaggggcgcccgggtggctcagtcggttgagcgtccgacttcggctcgggtcacgatctcgaagtccgtgagttcgagccccgcgtcgggctctgtgctgacagcccggagcctggagcctgcttccgattctatgtctccctctctctctgccccacctccacttgcacggtctctgtcactctcaaataaataaaataaaacttaaacaatatacatatatacgacAAGCCCAATTTCATGACATCTTCACACCAAGCCTAAGGGACAGGTCTAATCGTGAGCCCAAATCTATAGATTAGAAAAAATAAGGCTCAGaacagttaagtaacttgcccctaATCATAAAAATTTGCAACTGGCAAAGGCAGGATTCATCCCAATTGTATGTAGTCCCCTCCGTCCCGTATCTTTCTCGAAGCTTCACTGGGACGGGAGCCTTACCACCTCCCCCTCCACAGACACACTTCCTAGAGCGACAGCCGTAACCAGAGCCAACACCTGCCGGGTGCTCACCGAGTATCAGGTGCTCTCGGGAACTCGGCACCATTTACAAAgcgagaaactgaggcacagagacgcCAGGACACCTGGCTAAGGCCACACAAGAAGCTGGCGGCAGAGCTGAGACTCGAGCCTGGGTCCTCCAGCCCCGTTGCCCACGCTATCCCCACCGTGCCTGTCTGCCACTCACATAAGCAACGGTTCCAGTAAAGCTGAACTCAGccgcacaccccccaccccatgtcaaCCACTTTGATTCTGGCTCGAAAAATATGCCACCAGAAATTCCCTTCAGTATGATAGCCCTAGACTCAGATGACTCAGGAAAAGTCCCCATTTCTCATTCGGCCAAGAACACTACGCAGCGTCTCAGACAGAGTTCAAACCAGATTTAAAGACAAAACGCGAAGGAGAGAAAAACACCCcgttgtgatttttcttttctttctttcttttttgggtgttggttTTGATCTAGAAAGGCAAGAAGACGAGCTCAGAATCCACCCACCCAAGAGAAACCGTAGCACATAAACCAAAGCACATCCAACTGTAAGAAAGCTCCCTGCAGCATGGCTCGCGGGAGACAACGAAAATGCTGGAAACAACCACCGTGTCTGCCAGTGGGGGGTGGAAAAGCAGACGCGGCTTCACCCTTTGGGGGCAACGCTCTCCCTTCGGCAACTAAAAAGCACGAGGCAGCTGTAGGCTCGTGAAAAGATCCTCCGCGGCACAGCCTCAAGTTTAAGAAATGCACGTTGCGATATTCAGACGGCATAATGTCAGCCgttgaaagcaaaaacaaaaccgtTTTCGTGTGCTTGCGCGTGCGGGTGCAAACGAATCAAATAAGGCTGGAcgtttcaaatacattttccccAAGGAAAGGGGCCAGAACTGGAGGAGACATGTCAAGTTCTACAGATAATGGTTTGAGTTTCTTACAACCTCTGTTGAGTTTTTATATTGCTTacgttttttaaataaacaaatgcagtTGTGTGTACTTTTCTTCCcccaaggaaaggaaggagaaacagaaaggcAAGGTGGGCAGGCAGGGAGTATCACACTCACCTTTCCTCTTGGTGCAGTGATAAATCTGGCTGTGCTCCTGGGGCAGTGGGTATGGGTTGGGCGGGGGCAGGAGATCCTGGGAGGGGCCGGATACACCATTCTCGCACTGGTACTGGGACCCCAAGTTGGACGAGGAGGACAGAGCTCGAGGCTCACTGCTGAAAGGACTGTGGTTGGAGGCTACTTTCTGTCTTACTGTGCTCCTGGGAACCACGGGATATTCTTTACTgaaagagagaaggtgagaaaTACTGTGGATCAGTGCCCCCGATGCAGATCCCCCCCCCTGCTGGCTGAGCCACGGGATCCAAGAATCCACCAGAAATGTGTCACAGCATAAGAAACAAAGGCGTCTTTGATGAGTGAAGCGGTCCACTTGTACTCAAGTGCATCAAATAAACAGACATATATATTTAGGCACTAACTTTTCATGCCTTATACGTTAGGCAAGTGGGTTTACGTATAGTTCTGTATGTATACTGAAAGTTACATGAGCTCCACCGCTGAGGAACCCTCTTCATGATCAATGAACACACAGCATCTTGAAATACTTCAATCTGCTGCGTATGTCT
This genomic interval carries:
- the TBX5 gene encoding T-box transcription factor TBX5 isoform X4, giving the protein MADADEGFGLAHTPLEPDSKDLPCDSKPESTLGAPNKSPSSPQAAFTQQGMEGIKVFLHERELWLKFHEVGTEMIITKAGRRMFPSYKVKVTGLNPKTKYILLMDIVPADDHRYKFADNKWSVTGKAEPAMPGRLYVHPDSPATGAHWMRQLVSFQKLKLTNNHLDPFGHIILNSMHKYQPRLHIVKADENNGFGSKNTAFCTHVFPETAFIAVTSYQNHKITQLKIENNPFAKGFRGSDDMDLHRMSRMQSKEYPVVPRSTVRQKVASNHSPFSSEPRALSSSSNLGSQYQCENGVSGPSQDLLPPPNPYPLPQEHSQIYHCTKRKADEECSTTDHPYKKPYMETSPSPEDPFYRSGYPQQQALSASYRTESAQRHACMYASSVPPSEPVPSLEDISCNTWSGMPSYSSCTVTTVQPMDRLPYQPFSAHFTSGPLVPRLAGVANHGSPQLGEGMFQHQPSAAHQPAVRQCGPQTGLQSPGGLQPSEFLYPHGVPRTLSPHQYHPVHGVGMVPEWSENS